The following are encoded in a window of Callithrix jacchus isolate 240 chromosome 9, calJac240_pri, whole genome shotgun sequence genomic DNA:
- the PCED1B gene encoding LOW QUALITY PROTEIN: PC-esterase domain-containing protein 1B (The sequence of the model RefSeq protein was modified relative to this genomic sequence to represent the inferred CDS: inserted 1 base in 1 codon), with amino-acid sequence MILLRASEVRQLLHNKFVVILGDSVHRAVYKDLVLLLQKDCLLTPKQLKVKGELNFERDELLDGGQRGPMHNGLDYREVREFRSDHHLVRFYFLTRVYSEYLQTILEELQSGEHAPDLVIMNSCLWDVSRYGSDFWWSYQENLENLFQRLGQVLPESCLLVWNTAMPVGEVVTGRFLPPQRQRTDSLKSTVVEANFYSATEARKHNFDVLDLHFYFRHARENLHWDGVHWNGRVHRCLSQLLLAHVADAWGVELPQRRPVSKWIKKKKPGQTVKGPPQTNRNHLAFPRPPLPSPRRPSLLGLPPQCLPLPPLLPSHPPPLAPPPPPIPFYQGMPQFPLGPPDVCFSSDHTFQSDQFYCDSDVPSSTHTGFPFEDNFMVGPQLPVPCFPTPCYQQPAPVVHRGFSRYHPRGPYVPWGQRPRPSKRRTPAXPEPIPQ; translated from the exons ATGATCCTCCTGCGAGCCTCTGAAGTGCGGCAGCTGCTTCACAATAAGTTCGTGGTCATCCTGGGGGACTCCGTGCATAGGGCCGTGTACAAGGACCTGGTGCTTCTGCTACAGAAGGACTGCCTGCTCACTCCCAAGCAGCTCAAAGTAAAGGGGGAGCTGAACTTCGAACGAGATGAGCTGCTGGATGGAGGCCAGCGGGGCCCCATGCACAATGGCCTTGACTACCGTGAGGTCCGCGAGTTCCGCTCTGACCACCATCTGGTGCGTTTTTACTTCCTCACCCGCGTGTACTCCGAGTACTTGCAGACCATCTTGGAAGAGCTGCAGTCGGGCGAGCACGCCCCCGACCTGGTCATCATGAACTCCTGCCTCTGGGACGTCTCCAGATATGGTTCGGACTTCTGGTGGAGCTACCAGGAGAACCTGGAGAACCTGTTCCAGCGCCTGGGCCAGGTGCTGCCCGAATCTTGCCTCCTGGtgtggaacacagccatgcccgtGGGCGAGGTAGTCACTGGGCGTTTCCTTCCGCCCCAGCGGCAGCGGACTGACTCCCTGAAAAGCACAGTGGTCGAAGCCAACTTCTACAGTGCCACCGAGGCACGAAAACATAACTTCGATGTATTGGACTTGCATTTCTACTTCCGCCACGCGAGGGAGAACCTGCACTGGGACGGGGTGCACTGGAACGGGCGCGTACACCGCTGCCTCTCACAACTGCTGCTGGCCCACGTGGCCGATGCCTGGGGTGTGGAGCTGCCCCAGCGCCGCCCGGTGAGCAAGTGgattaagaagaaaaaacctGGCCAGACAGTGAAAGGGCCGCCCCAGACCAACAGAAATCACCTGGCCTTCCCTAGGCCACCTTTGCCTTCCCCTAGACGCCCCTCCCTGCTTGGGTTACCACCCCAGTGCTTGCCCCTGCCCCCGCTGCTGCCCTCACACCCTCCTCCTTtagctcctccccctcctcccattcCTTTTTACCAGGGAATGCCCCAGTTCCCACTGGGTCCCCCAGATGTCTGTTTTTCCTCAGATCATACTTTCCAGTCGGATCAATTCTATTGCGATTCGGATGTCCCCTCATCAACCCATACAGGTTTCCCCTTCGAAGACAATTTTATGGTTGGTCCCCAGCTACCTGTGCCCTGCTTCCCCACACCCTGTTATCAGCAGCCTGCCCCTGTGGTCCATAGGGGTTTTTCCAGGTATCATCCCCGTGGCCCCTATGTGCCCTGGGGACAGCGACCTAGACCTTCAAAGAGAAGGACCCCAG CACCAGAGCCAATCCCTCAATAG